In Vitis vinifera cultivar Pinot Noir 40024 chromosome 17, ASM3070453v1, one genomic interval encodes:
- the LOC100265693 gene encoding uncharacterized protein LOC100265693 translates to MALRSLDNALPTTPERPKKQAKVAVSIQKQSDFGVNDENKAPLPPTADATIDYISFENLKAMSDRETQITGLTKGLDSKDWAKVCESLNDARRFALYHSALMAPIL, encoded by the exons ATGGCTCTGAGGTCTCTGGATAATGCTCTCCCAACAACACCGGAAAGGCCCAAAAAGCAAGCGAAAGTTGCAGTTTCAATTCAGAAACAGTCTGATTTTGGTGTGAATGATGAGAACAAAGCTCCATTGCCACCAACTGCAGATGCCACCATTGACTACATCTCTTTTGAGAATCTTAAAGCCATGTCTGACCGAGAAACCCAGATAACT GGTTTGACTAAGGGATTGGATTCCAAGGATTGGGCCAAGGTGTGTGAATCTCTAAACGACGCTAGGCGGTTTGCGTTGTATCATTCCGCTCTGATGGCACCGATCTTGTAA